From the Candidatus Sericytochromatia bacterium genome, one window contains:
- a CDS encoding alanine--glyoxylate aminotransferase family protein: MNEHMREHMRLMLPGPTPIPPGVSQVLGRPMINHRGPEFGAMYRACIDGIRWLFQTEGDVLLLGASSGTGGLEAAVSNVLSAGDQVLALVAGEFGARFADMAERFGGKVTRMSVEYGEAFAPEAIEAALATGAFKVLLVTHNETSTAVMQPLEAIARAARRANPDILILVDAVSSLGVVPLPVDAWDLDIVVTGSQKAFMIPPGLAMASVSARAWKAHETATAPRYYFDFTQHKQFDAKNQTPWTPALPQIYGLYEAFGIMRGEGLDALFERHETMTRMLRAGLAALGLHPVVTRDDIASRSVTAVYPPAGIDAEQLRKAVQEQFGLVLAGGQGKMAGKIFRIGHLGFYQPLDMLTVLAALEVVCHRLGAAVPLGAGVRAAQASLLGVGERETATRV; this comes from the coding sequence GTGAACGAACACATGCGTGAACATATGCGTTTGATGTTGCCGGGCCCGACGCCCATCCCGCCGGGGGTGAGTCAGGTGCTGGGGCGCCCGATGATCAATCACCGTGGCCCTGAGTTCGGTGCGATGTACCGCGCCTGCATCGATGGCATTCGCTGGCTCTTCCAGACCGAAGGGGATGTGTTGTTGCTGGGTGCCAGCTCGGGTACCGGGGGCCTGGAGGCCGCCGTCTCCAACGTTCTCAGCGCGGGCGATCAGGTGCTGGCGCTGGTCGCCGGGGAATTTGGGGCTCGCTTTGCCGACATGGCCGAGCGGTTTGGCGGCAAGGTGACCCGGATGAGCGTGGAATACGGTGAGGCCTTTGCTCCCGAGGCGATCGAGGCGGCGCTCGCGACGGGGGCCTTCAAGGTCCTGCTGGTGACGCACAACGAGACCTCCACGGCCGTCATGCAGCCGCTCGAGGCGATCGCCCGGGCTGCCCGCCGCGCCAATCCCGACATCCTGATTCTGGTGGATGCCGTCAGCAGCCTGGGCGTCGTGCCCCTGCCGGTGGACGCCTGGGATCTCGATATCGTGGTGACGGGTTCTCAGAAGGCCTTCATGATTCCGCCGGGTCTGGCGATGGCCTCCGTCTCCGCGCGGGCCTGGAAGGCCCACGAGACGGCCACGGCGCCACGCTACTATTTCGATTTCACCCAGCACAAGCAGTTCGATGCGAAGAACCAGACGCCCTGGACCCCGGCGCTGCCCCAGATTTACGGCCTGTACGAGGCCTTCGGCATCATGCGCGGGGAAGGACTGGACGCGCTGTTCGAGCGCCATGAAACGATGACGCGCATGTTGCGGGCCGGTCTGGCGGCGCTCGGGCTGCATCCGGTGGTGACCCGTGACGATATCGCCAGTCGCTCCGTGACGGCGGTTTATCCGCCTGCGGGGATTGATGCCGAGCAGCTGCGTAAGGCCGTTCAGGAGCAGTTTGGCCTGGTGCTGGCGGGGGGCCAGGGCAAGATGGCGGGCAAGATCTTCCGCATCGGTCACCTGGGCTTCTACCAACCGCTCGACATGCTCACGGTGCTGGCGGCCCTGGAGGTCGTCTGCCACCGCCTTGGTGCCGCGGTTCCGCTGGGTGCGGGAGTGCGTGCGGCGCAGGCCAGCTTGCTCGGGGTGGGAGAGCGCGAGACGGCGACGCGGGTGTGA
- the rplQ gene encoding 50S ribosomal protein L17 — protein sequence MRHQKKRHLLGRPSDQRKALLRALTTAALRHDQIETTEAKAKAVVPVIDEMITLAKRGDLHARRQVAGFVYDNDVVKRLFEEVGPRFATRNGGYARIVKTAPRRGDAAPMAIVSLEV from the coding sequence ATGCGTCACCAAAAGAAGCGTCACCTGCTGGGCAGGCCGTCTGACCAGCGCAAGGCTCTGCTGCGCGCCCTCACGACTGCTGCGCTGCGCCACGACCAGATCGAGACGACGGAAGCCAAGGCCAAGGCCGTGGTCCCCGTTATCGATGAGATGATCACCCTCGCCAAGCGGGGCGATCTGCACGCTCGCCGTCAGGTCGCTGGCTTCGTGTATGACAACGACGTGGTCAAGCGTCTGTTTGAGGAAGTGGGCCCGCGGTTCGCTACTCGTAACGGCGGATACGCGCGCATCGTGAAGACGGCCCCCCGTCGTGGCGATGCCGCTCCCATGGCCATCGTGTCGTTGGAAGTGTGA
- the rplM gene encoding 50S ribosomal protein L13 — translation MQTTMAKEGEVVRTWHLVDAEGQTLGRLATVVATLLRGKHKPIYTPHVDTGDFVIVINADKIVVTGKKSTDKEYIHHTGWPGGFRKTTFNKLLAAKPIRVVEKAVRGMLPHTKLGAAQYRKLKVYAGAEHPHASQQPTAFDLSAQ, via the coding sequence ATGCAGACCACAATGGCCAAGGAAGGCGAGGTTGTCCGTACCTGGCACCTCGTCGACGCCGAAGGGCAGACCCTGGGCCGGCTGGCAACCGTCGTTGCCACCCTCCTCCGGGGAAAGCACAAACCCATTTACACCCCCCACGTCGACACGGGCGACTTCGTCATCGTGATCAATGCCGACAAGATTGTCGTGACGGGCAAGAAGTCGACGGATAAAGAATATATCCATCACACCGGCTGGCCCGGTGGTTTCCGCAAGACGACCTTCAACAAATTGCTGGCTGCCAAGCCCATTCGGGTCGTCGAGAAGGCGGTTCGCGGGATGCTGCCCCACACCAAGCTGGGCGCGGCTCAGTATCGTAAGCTGAAGGTTTATGCTGGTGCCGAGCATCCGCATGCCTCTCAGCAGCCGACCGCGTTCGATCTGTCCGCGCAGTAA
- the truA gene encoding tRNA pseudouridine(38-40) synthase TruA: MRLLVSYDGTDLLGWQVQTRGRTVQGLLESALGKVLKSPVRTAAAGRTDSGVHAAGQVVSFQTPKLLPQEAWIPALNSVLPRDIAVLRAEEVSPDFHARHSAISRSYRYAVVHRGPRSPLQARFASWVEGPLDLVALREVWSSLLGTHDFTHFASTGSDPVSPICRVSQAEIQEEGSTLFFHITADHFLYHMVRRLVGTALRVGRGVLSVEGFRNTWEGVAPRPSGPTAPPHGLTFVSVGYPAQHAWSQTFNFVSPPVLPTL; encoded by the coding sequence ATGCGTCTGCTCGTGAGTTACGACGGCACCGACCTGCTCGGTTGGCAGGTCCAGACCCGAGGCCGTACGGTTCAAGGGCTTCTGGAATCCGCTTTGGGCAAGGTGCTCAAGTCACCTGTGCGCACAGCGGCTGCCGGTCGGACCGACAGCGGTGTTCACGCCGCTGGGCAGGTCGTCAGTTTCCAGACTCCGAAGCTCTTGCCTCAAGAAGCTTGGATTCCGGCGCTGAATTCGGTTTTGCCACGGGATATCGCCGTGTTGCGTGCTGAAGAGGTTTCCCCGGACTTTCACGCTCGCCATTCGGCCATCAGTCGGAGTTATCGGTACGCCGTTGTGCACAGGGGGCCGCGTTCGCCACTGCAGGCGCGGTTCGCTAGCTGGGTCGAGGGGCCTCTTGACCTGGTGGCGTTGCGGGAGGTTTGGTCCTCGCTTCTGGGAACCCACGACTTCACGCATTTTGCCAGCACGGGCAGTGATCCAGTCAGCCCGATCTGCCGGGTAAGCCAGGCAGAGATTCAAGAGGAAGGCAGCACGCTCTTTTTCCATATCACCGCCGATCACTTTCTCTATCACATGGTGCGTCGCCTGGTTGGCACGGCTCTGCGCGTAGGGAGGGGGGTGCTGTCGGTGGAAGGTTTTCGAAACACCTGGGAAGGTGTGGCGCCACGGCCGTCTGGTCCGACGGCGCCTCCTCATGGGCTTACCTTCGTGTCGGTCGGTTATCCCGCTCAGCACGCCTGGTCTCAGACTTTTAACTTCGTTTCCCCCCCCGTTTTACCCACATTGTGA
- a CDS encoding DNA-directed RNA polymerase subunit alpha, translating to MDKPNIQCVETRTTEEGLHYSRFVAEPLERGYGTTLGNALRRVLLSDLEGAAITAIRIDGVPHEFTTIPGVSEDVVDVVLNLKGVVLKLHGSEAKSAHLRVSREGPVTAGDIVTDPDVEILNPDWHIATLDAGATLDVEFHVERGKGFVPAERNRKGPQTVGVIPIDAIFMPVRKVNYTVEDTRVGQSVDFDRLNLEIWTNGSLSAEEALSKAAESLIDQFRPFALLGRDEADFAAHEHVAGASAGAASPLDLSIEELELSVRAYNCLKRANIYTVGDLLKKSERELMDIKNFGKKSADEVIERLRAFGYSMARDKDEEVAHAD from the coding sequence ATGGATAAGCCCAATATCCAGTGCGTCGAGACCCGCACCACCGAGGAAGGTCTCCATTACAGTCGCTTCGTCGCTGAGCCCCTCGAGCGTGGGTATGGCACGACGCTGGGCAATGCACTCCGTCGCGTGCTCCTTTCGGACCTCGAAGGCGCTGCCATCACGGCCATTCGCATCGATGGGGTTCCCCATGAATTCACCACCATCCCTGGCGTGTCCGAGGATGTGGTGGACGTCGTGCTCAACCTCAAGGGTGTGGTGCTGAAGTTGCACGGCTCCGAAGCCAAGAGTGCTCACCTGCGCGTGAGTCGCGAAGGGCCCGTCACGGCTGGTGACATCGTCACCGATCCGGATGTCGAGATTCTCAACCCGGATTGGCACATTGCGACGCTCGATGCCGGCGCCACGCTGGATGTCGAGTTCCACGTCGAGCGCGGCAAGGGCTTCGTTCCGGCTGAACGGAACCGCAAGGGTCCGCAGACGGTCGGGGTGATTCCCATCGATGCCATCTTCATGCCTGTGCGCAAGGTGAACTACACGGTGGAAGATACGCGGGTCGGTCAGTCCGTGGATTTCGATCGTCTCAATCTCGAGATCTGGACCAACGGCTCGCTCAGCGCCGAGGAGGCCCTCTCCAAGGCCGCCGAGTCGTTGATTGATCAGTTCCGGCCCTTTGCCCTGCTGGGTCGTGATGAGGCCGATTTCGCCGCTCACGAGCACGTGGCGGGTGCTTCGGCGGGGGCTGCTTCGCCCCTCGATCTGTCGATCGAAGAGCTGGAGCTCTCCGTTCGCGCTTACAACTGCCTCAAGCGCGCCAACATCTACACGGTTGGCGATCTGCTCAAGAAGAGCGAGCGCGAGCTCATGGACATCAAGAACTTCGGCAAGAAGTCCGCTGACGAGGTGATCGAGCGCCTGCGCGCTTTCGGTTACTCGATGGCCAGGGACAAGGACGAAGAAGTGGCGCACGCCGACTAG
- the serA gene encoding phosphoglycerate dehydrogenase, producing MPRVLVSDPIEASGLSALEGVAELDVRTDLTPEQLKAVVGEYDAWMVRSQTKVTAELIEAAHKLRIIGRAGVGVDNIDVPAATRRGVVVVNSPGGNTIAAAEHTLALLFALARHVAPADASTKRGEWKRSQFTGTELFQKTLGVIGLGKIGSHVANVARAAGMRIVAYDPFVTPERAAELGCTLASVEEVVAQADFLTLHVPKTPETTNLINADMLAKARRGLRIVNCARGGIIDEAALVAALESGQVAGAALDVFAQEPLVNEALRAMGDKVLLTPHLGASTEEAQLNVAIDVAEQIAEVLGGGEARSAVNIPNLRAEVMASLKPTMALVEKLGVVAAQLAEGPIEAVTITYAGDLADVESRPLSNALLKGLLTPALAEGVNFVNASFLAKERGIQVTEVRAADADDYVGLVRVQVRTPTRERVVAGTLLHADLPTIVQVDDYAFNLFLRGVLLFAPHQDVPGSVGKLGTLLGTHQLNIFGMQLGRRAVSGPALMVLNLDQTVPEPVIDQIRALPGFFDIKVVEL from the coding sequence CTGCCGCGGGTGCTGGTGAGCGACCCGATCGAGGCCAGCGGCCTGTCCGCCCTGGAGGGCGTGGCGGAGCTCGACGTGCGCACGGACCTGACCCCGGAGCAACTCAAAGCCGTGGTGGGCGAATATGACGCTTGGATGGTGCGGTCGCAGACGAAGGTGACGGCCGAGTTGATCGAGGCGGCGCACAAGCTCCGCATCATCGGGCGCGCCGGCGTGGGGGTCGACAACATCGACGTGCCGGCCGCGACCCGGCGCGGGGTGGTGGTGGTCAACTCGCCTGGCGGCAACACGATCGCTGCGGCCGAGCATACCTTGGCCCTGCTGTTCGCCCTGGCCCGGCACGTGGCGCCCGCGGATGCCTCGACCAAGCGAGGCGAGTGGAAGCGCAGTCAGTTCACGGGCACCGAGCTGTTCCAGAAAACCCTCGGGGTGATCGGTCTGGGCAAGATCGGCTCGCACGTGGCCAACGTGGCCCGCGCGGCGGGCATGCGCATCGTGGCCTATGACCCGTTCGTGACGCCCGAGCGCGCGGCGGAGCTGGGCTGCACGCTGGCAAGCGTTGAGGAGGTTGTGGCTCAGGCGGATTTCCTGACCTTGCATGTGCCGAAGACACCCGAAACGACCAACCTGATCAACGCCGACATGCTGGCGAAGGCGCGCCGGGGCCTGCGCATCGTGAACTGCGCGCGCGGGGGCATCATCGATGAAGCGGCGCTGGTGGCGGCCCTTGAGAGTGGCCAGGTGGCGGGTGCGGCGCTGGATGTGTTCGCCCAGGAACCGCTCGTCAACGAGGCGTTGCGGGCCATGGGGGACAAGGTCCTGCTCACGCCCCACTTGGGTGCGAGCACCGAGGAGGCCCAGCTCAACGTGGCGATCGACGTGGCGGAACAGATCGCCGAGGTTCTGGGCGGGGGCGAAGCCCGTAGCGCGGTCAACATTCCCAATCTGCGGGCGGAGGTCATGGCCTCGCTCAAGCCGACCATGGCCCTGGTGGAAAAGCTGGGCGTGGTGGCGGCGCAACTCGCCGAGGGGCCGATCGAGGCCGTAACCATCACCTATGCCGGGGATCTGGCCGACGTGGAATCGCGGCCCCTCTCCAATGCCCTGCTGAAAGGCCTGCTGACACCGGCCCTGGCGGAAGGCGTCAACTTCGTCAACGCCAGTTTCCTGGCCAAGGAGCGCGGCATTCAGGTGACGGAGGTGCGGGCCGCCGATGCCGATGACTATGTCGGCCTGGTGCGGGTTCAGGTGCGCACGCCGACGCGCGAGCGGGTGGTGGCCGGGACCCTGCTGCACGCCGACCTGCCGACGATCGTGCAGGTCGACGACTACGCCTTCAACCTGTTCCTACGCGGCGTGCTGCTCTTCGCGCCGCACCAGGATGTGCCGGGCTCGGTGGGCAAGCTGGGCACCTTGCTTGGCACCCATCAGCTCAACATCTTCGGCATGCAGCTGGGGCGGCGGGCGGTCAGTGGCCCGGCGCTGATGGTCTTGAACCTGGACCAGACCGTGCCGGAACCGGTCATTGACCAGATTCGGGCCCTGCCGGGCTTCTTCGACATCAAAGTCGTCGAGCTCTGA
- the dnaX gene encoding DNA polymerase III subunit gamma/tau — MTPYLALYRKYRPGTFADLVGQEAVASTLSRALAQSRLAHAYLFCGPRGTGKTSVARILAKSVNCQEGPTATPCGACPNCRDITAGAHLDVIEIDAASNNGVDNIRDLQDRVALAPVLGRSKVYIIDEVHMLSQGAFNALLKTLEEPPPHVMFILATTDPHKVLPTIVSRCQRFDFGRIPLAALVARLAQVAQAEAIAAEPAALEAIARRAQGGLRDALSLLDQLAAGLGGETLTLARVNQGLGLVGGEEVATLGEALIGAAIPDALTVAASLLAAGHDHGAIVRELMNHFRHLMVLLAAPERANELEVPLSQQQTLRAQAARVSLPELAWMLESLNETDGLLRRSPQQAIWLELGLIRLASRPAIPSLLELAGRVEALEAALTGGVPRGPAAPARPSVSRPPAPQASPAAAPPPPARAASSDSEAAPPEPASRPESPAPATVAASPLASASVPAAAPPPAPTPSAEGAPAPGEGSDAGPSGRPTASPPPAPDDGAGGLPPRPPLAVLPGGASQAPQPPAVNPPPAAPPRSPGSLAGGSRAVPPGAWDSVQAYVRARSVPTAALLAQKVAIAAWEGDGAVVLRMAKPFKDQFDRQAPKKTLLVEAIRAVFGPDAYLRIDTQEASRAAPSPSAPSATPLPPAPAAPVPIARPAAPPPRETSAPPAAPGVTPARPVAAPPSTAAPPEETFDYQPPDAPSAWDDDVAHDPPLETGPVASGPAAARGQTEAPLPHEDSAIRLAMELFNGRLMSPPGG; from the coding sequence ATGACCCCCTACCTTGCCCTGTATCGCAAATACCGTCCCGGGACCTTTGCCGACCTGGTGGGCCAGGAGGCGGTGGCGAGCACGTTGAGCCGGGCGCTGGCCCAGAGCCGTCTGGCCCACGCCTACCTCTTCTGCGGGCCACGCGGGACGGGCAAAACATCGGTGGCCAGGATCCTGGCCAAGTCGGTCAACTGCCAGGAGGGCCCAACCGCGACGCCTTGCGGGGCTTGTCCGAATTGCCGCGATATCACGGCCGGCGCGCACCTCGACGTGATCGAGATTGACGCGGCCAGCAACAACGGGGTCGACAACATCCGGGACCTGCAGGATCGCGTGGCGCTGGCGCCGGTGCTGGGACGCAGCAAGGTGTATATCATCGACGAGGTCCACATGCTGTCTCAGGGGGCCTTCAACGCCCTGCTGAAAACGCTGGAAGAGCCGCCGCCTCACGTGATGTTCATCCTGGCGACCACCGACCCTCACAAGGTGTTGCCGACGATCGTCTCGCGCTGCCAGCGGTTCGACTTTGGCCGGATTCCCCTGGCGGCCCTCGTGGCGAGGCTGGCGCAAGTGGCGCAGGCGGAGGCGATCGCCGCGGAACCGGCCGCCCTCGAGGCGATCGCCCGGCGCGCGCAGGGGGGCCTGCGCGATGCGTTGAGCCTGCTCGACCAGCTGGCGGCGGGCCTGGGCGGCGAGACGCTCACGCTGGCTCGCGTCAATCAGGGCCTGGGCCTGGTGGGCGGCGAGGAGGTGGCGACCTTGGGGGAGGCCCTGATCGGCGCCGCCATCCCCGATGCGCTGACCGTGGCGGCCAGCCTGCTGGCGGCCGGACACGATCACGGGGCGATCGTGCGGGAACTGATGAACCATTTTCGCCACTTGATGGTGCTGCTTGCGGCCCCAGAGCGTGCCAACGAGTTGGAGGTGCCGCTGTCGCAGCAGCAAACCTTGCGGGCCCAAGCGGCGCGTGTCTCGTTGCCGGAGCTGGCCTGGATGCTTGAAAGCCTGAACGAGACCGACGGTCTGCTGCGCCGTTCTCCTCAGCAGGCCATCTGGCTTGAGCTGGGCCTGATTCGCCTGGCGAGCCGACCGGCCATTCCGAGCCTGTTGGAACTGGCGGGCCGGGTCGAGGCGCTCGAGGCGGCGTTGACCGGCGGGGTCCCCCGAGGCCCCGCTGCGCCTGCCCGACCGAGCGTGTCTCGGCCACCTGCGCCCCAGGCTTCTCCGGCCGCGGCGCCACCTCCCCCCGCTCGCGCAGCCAGTTCGGATTCGGAGGCCGCGCCCCCTGAGCCGGCCTCGCGGCCTGAGTCTCCGGCGCCCGCGACCGTCGCGGCGTCGCCCTTGGCGTCCGCGTCCGTGCCGGCCGCCGCCCCCCCCCCAGCGCCCACGCCCAGCGCCGAGGGGGCCCCTGCGCCCGGGGAGGGCTCAGACGCGGGCCCGTCAGGACGGCCGACGGCTTCGCCGCCTCCGGCGCCAGACGATGGGGCGGGCGGGTTGCCCCCGCGCCCCCCGCTGGCGGTGTTACCCGGTGGGGCCTCGCAGGCGCCCCAGCCACCTGCCGTGAATCCACCGCCGGCGGCGCCCCCGCGCTCGCCCGGGTCCCTCGCGGGGGGGAGCCGAGCGGTCCCGCCCGGCGCCTGGGATTCGGTTCAGGCCTACGTGCGGGCGCGCAGCGTCCCCACGGCCGCCTTGCTGGCGCAGAAGGTGGCGATCGCCGCGTGGGAGGGTGACGGGGCGGTGGTGCTGCGCATGGCCAAGCCATTCAAGGACCAGTTCGACCGCCAAGCGCCCAAGAAGACCTTGCTGGTGGAGGCGATCAGGGCGGTGTTCGGCCCCGACGCGTATCTGCGGATCGACACGCAGGAAGCCTCGCGTGCCGCCCCCTCGCCATCGGCTCCCTCGGCCACGCCGCTGCCTCCCGCCCCGGCTGCGCCCGTCCCCATTGCGAGGCCCGCGGCACCCCCTCCGCGTGAAACGTCTGCCCCCCCCGCGGCGCCGGGGGTGACCCCGGCCAGGCCGGTGGCGGCCCCTCCTTCAACGGCGGCCCCGCCCGAGGAGACCTTCGACTATCAACCCCCCGATGCCCCCTCCGCGTGGGATGATGACGTGGCGCACGACCCGCCGCTCGAGACAGGCCCCGTTGCCTCGGGTCCCGCGGCTGCCAGGGGACAGACCGAGGCGCCTCTCCCGCACGAAGACAGCGCGATCCGGCTCGCGATGGAACTGTTCAACGGGCGCTTGATGTCCCCACCGGGCGGGTGA
- the rpsI gene encoding 30S ribosomal protein S9, which produces MAQKVAQYWGTGRRKTSIARVRLVPGTGAIKINERTAEDYIGGRKTLFPQLALPFEATKSAGRFDVHCNVMGGGVNSQVGAIRLGIARALVTMDPDLRSALRGEDLLTRDPRAKERKKYGRKRARKRFQFSKR; this is translated from the coding sequence ATGGCTCAAAAAGTGGCTCAGTACTGGGGCACCGGTCGTCGCAAGACGTCGATTGCTCGCGTTCGTTTGGTGCCCGGCACCGGCGCGATCAAGATCAACGAGCGGACGGCGGAAGACTACATTGGTGGTCGCAAGACCCTGTTCCCGCAGCTCGCGCTTCCCTTTGAAGCAACCAAGAGTGCCGGTCGTTTCGACGTTCATTGCAACGTGATGGGCGGGGGCGTGAATAGCCAGGTTGGAGCGATCCGCCTGGGTATCGCCCGCGCCTTGGTCACCATGGACCCCGACCTTCGCTCGGCACTGCGGGGTGAGGATCTGCTGACCCGCGATCCTCGCGCCAAGGAACGGAAGAAGTACGGTCGCAAGCGCGCCCGCAAGCGCTTCCAGTTCTCCAAGCGTTAA
- the rpsD gene encoding 30S ribosomal protein S4, whose amino-acid sequence MARYTDARCRLCRAEGIKLFLKGDKCNSAKCPIARRAYRPGMHGQARHKPSEYAIRLREKQKVRRVYGVLEKQFRRYYAEAVRQRGVTGEVLLALLERRLDNVVFRLGLASSRSQARQFVRHGMIEINGVRTDIPSFQVKPGMVLKVVEKKTDFFKKRLEGVTAPRVPSWLQFEADKLQGSVVNMPTREENDTPANEQYIIEYYSR is encoded by the coding sequence GTGGCTCGTTATACAGATGCCCGTTGCCGGTTGTGCCGGGCTGAAGGAATCAAGCTCTTTTTGAAGGGCGACAAGTGCAATAGCGCCAAGTGCCCCATCGCTCGCCGGGCTTATCGCCCTGGCATGCATGGTCAGGCCCGTCACAAGCCGTCCGAGTATGCCATCCGTCTTCGCGAGAAGCAGAAGGTTCGTCGGGTCTACGGTGTGCTGGAAAAGCAGTTCCGCCGCTACTACGCCGAGGCTGTCCGCCAGCGCGGCGTGACGGGTGAAGTGCTGCTCGCGTTGCTCGAGCGTCGCCTCGACAACGTGGTCTTCCGGTTGGGGCTCGCCTCCAGTCGGTCTCAGGCCCGTCAGTTCGTTCGCCACGGGATGATCGAGATCAATGGCGTTCGCACCGACATCCCCAGCTTCCAGGTGAAGCCCGGGATGGTGCTCAAGGTGGTCGAGAAGAAGACGGACTTCTTCAAGAAGCGTCTCGAGGGCGTGACCGCCCCGCGCGTACCCAGCTGGCTCCAGTTCGAAGCCGACAAACTGCAAGGCTCGGTCGTCAACATGCCGACCCGTGAGGAGAATGACACTCCCGCGAACGAGCAGTACATCATCGAGTACTACTCACGCTAA
- a CDS encoding glycoside hydrolase family 36 protein codes for MKPTDSLIHWACPSGGEGLELRSSEGESLLSGVQARVRLSDGSEWRCSPQQVIHTASGGLRWLSSPGDIRRPSGDLQLTWEIKHHPHGLKIQLQLKNLSTNVLRVASYAPLIGTCSAGHPQEPLVLQAGWQSWSYATPLMPVSWQRDLPGGPIAGPWQLTPTPGAFVSPGHTVIQFGEQRPVLLGFASAERGLGSVSLAAQGPDWRINAGWEAEDYALAPGETLTCEPLLVFLAETPETLLERYAFAVRAQTANEQRGRAPQSGSPPKTGWCSWYAHGAQIDERRLAHTLVTLRERAPQLELILVDDGWQADIGDWDAWNHGFPSGMAALANRIRQHGFTPGLWLAPFLTSESSDTFRRHPEWILRDPAGSPTLACHNWGQRCYALDLSRPEVRAHLTATLRTIVRSWGFEFLKLDFLYAGALPGQPWKTNESSVTRYRKGLESLRTAVPEAYMLGCGAPLLPSVGLVDAMRIGPDIAPHWEDPEPTGSAPAMENAMRSTLARLWCHPHWWTNDPDCLLLNPQGSNLSQAARESWTRVVALSGGLQLFSDDVSALSEAAFQSLNELGNRRFTPQGASKPNANGVACVIEAREHGPSVEGRPWLMLLNPNATPAEVEPPIAPAHETRATISPNAEQHGALWIDGQARPVARLPAFGSAMYRMSLPGTDSTRGFFKGAKPSQPITRGTPKKNPRQRRGPGD; via the coding sequence ATGAAACCAACCGATTCATTGATCCACTGGGCCTGCCCAAGCGGGGGCGAAGGACTGGAACTACGATCCTCGGAAGGCGAAAGCCTCTTGAGCGGTGTTCAGGCCCGCGTGCGCCTCTCGGACGGCAGCGAATGGCGCTGCTCGCCCCAGCAGGTGATTCACACCGCGTCCGGGGGGCTGCGTTGGCTGAGTTCACCGGGCGACATTCGCCGCCCGAGCGGCGATCTACAACTGACATGGGAAATCAAACACCACCCCCACGGGTTGAAAATCCAATTGCAGCTAAAAAATCTCAGCACGAACGTGCTGCGCGTCGCGTCATACGCTCCCCTCATCGGGACTTGCTCAGCTGGTCACCCCCAGGAGCCGTTGGTGCTCCAGGCCGGATGGCAAAGCTGGAGCTACGCCACCCCCCTGATGCCTGTGAGTTGGCAACGGGACCTACCAGGTGGGCCGATTGCCGGCCCCTGGCAGCTGACACCAACTCCGGGCGCCTTCGTATCTCCCGGTCACACGGTGATCCAGTTCGGCGAGCAGCGGCCGGTTCTCCTCGGCTTCGCCTCGGCCGAGCGAGGTCTCGGCAGCGTCAGCCTCGCGGCCCAAGGACCTGACTGGCGGATCAATGCCGGATGGGAAGCGGAGGATTACGCGCTTGCCCCTGGTGAAACCCTGACTTGTGAGCCACTGCTCGTCTTTCTCGCTGAGACGCCTGAAACCCTGCTGGAGCGATACGCCTTCGCCGTGAGGGCCCAGACAGCGAACGAGCAACGGGGGCGAGCCCCCCAGTCAGGTTCGCCCCCAAAGACGGGGTGGTGCTCCTGGTATGCACACGGGGCTCAGATCGACGAACGCCGCCTGGCCCACACCCTCGTCACACTGCGCGAGCGGGCGCCGCAGCTGGAGCTCATTTTGGTGGACGACGGCTGGCAAGCAGACATTGGGGACTGGGACGCCTGGAATCACGGCTTCCCTTCCGGAATGGCCGCCCTCGCGAACCGTATTCGCCAACATGGCTTCACCCCAGGTCTCTGGCTAGCTCCCTTCTTGACTTCAGAGTCCAGCGACACCTTCAGGCGACATCCCGAATGGATTCTGCGCGACCCAGCGGGCAGCCCCACCCTGGCGTGCCACAACTGGGGCCAGCGCTGCTACGCACTCGACCTTAGTCGTCCGGAGGTACGGGCGCACCTGACCGCCACGCTCAGGACCATCGTCCGCAGCTGGGGTTTCGAGTTTTTGAAGCTCGACTTCCTCTACGCGGGTGCCTTGCCGGGCCAACCGTGGAAGACCAACGAGTCCAGCGTGACGCGGTACCGGAAGGGACTCGAAAGCTTGCGCACAGCCGTCCCCGAGGCTTACATGTTGGGCTGTGGGGCCCCCCTGCTTCCCTCCGTGGGGCTCGTCGATGCGATGCGCATCGGGCCAGACATTGCCCCCCACTGGGAAGACCCCGAGCCAACCGGCTCTGCCCCGGCCATGGAGAACGCGATGCGCAGCACCCTGGCCCGACTGTGGTGTCATCCGCACTGGTGGACCAATGACCCGGACTGCCTTCTGCTAAACCCGCAGGGCAGCAACCTGAGCCAAGCAGCCAGAGAAAGCTGGACAAGAGTGGTGGCTCTGAGCGGCGGGCTCCAACTCTTCAGTGACGATGTCTCGGCGTTGAGCGAAGCCGCCTTCCAGAGCCTCAACGAGCTCGGGAACCGCCGTTTCACCCCGCAAGGGGCGAGCAAGCCCAATGCCAATGGCGTCGCCTGCGTCATCGAAGCGCGCGAACACGGCCCCAGCGTGGAGGGTCGGCCCTGGTTGATGCTGCTCAACCCGAACGCTACCCCCGCTGAGGTCGAACCACCCATCGCTCCCGCCCACGAAACCAGAGCCACCATCAGCCCAAACGCGGAGCAGCACGGGGCGCTGTGGATAGACGGTCAGGCTCGCCCCGTCGCTCGTCTGCCCGCCTTCGGCTCTGCCATGTACCGCATGTCCTTGCCCGGAACGGACTCGACCCGAGGTTTCTTCAAGGGAGCGAAACCCAGCCAACCCATCACACGAGGCACGCCGAAAAAAAACCCCCGCCAGAGGCGGGGGCCAGGCGATTAA